A portion of the Chelonia mydas isolate rCheMyd1 chromosome 23, rCheMyd1.pri.v2, whole genome shotgun sequence genome contains these proteins:
- the TTYH1 gene encoding protein tweety homolog 1 isoform X1, whose amino-acid sequence MGSPQEYQASWWVYLLHQVPRTNFQFEAVESSFAPQDREYQQALLLLASVAGLCLAISLGLICIHLIRFCCCDPEDEDEPKPQGVCCVTWSCVAAIVICCAGIGLGFYGNSETNDGVGQVTAALLDANLTLQSADALVRQTLGLLSGAVGGDLTRLEEALAPRTEFVAVVRNTRRQAEAVAQILAGLPFWGALGGSPSQLAHGLAYLEDYRWLAYILLLLLDLAIGLFTLLGLAKRIKWLLVVMTVMSFFVLILSWGSLGLEMAAAVGLSDFCSDPDGFVLNLTQAKTDLNPAEILQYYLACRLDVPNPFQQRLTMSQRALSSIHSQLHGLEREAIPQFPAAERNLVSVQGTLNTTESNFHQLVALLNCRGLHKDYVDALKGLCYDGMEGLLFLLLFSLLSALAFTTAVCSLPRAWERFQSRDAAYEDTEDDDPFTPQARSPPPRSSLRLSAPPISNAPVSQYMNQSGLFSGSPRYDSVPLLDRHSPPPSYSPSMQASYVGASQEEPGPRY is encoded by the exons ATGGGGTCCCCCCAGGAGTACCAGGCGTCGTGGTGGGTTTACCTGCTGCACCAGGTGCCCCGCACCAATTTCCAGTTCGAGGCGGTGGAGAGCAGCTTCGCCCCCCAGGACAGGGAGTACCAGCAG gccctgctgctcctggccagCGTGGCCGGGCTCTGCCTGGCGATCAGCCTGGGGCTGATCTGCATCCACCTGATCCGGTTCTGCTGCTGCGACCCGGAGGACGAGGACGAGCCCAAGCCGCAGGGGGTTTGCTGCGTCACCTGGAGCTGCGTGGCCGCCATTGTCATCTGCTG tgcagggaTCGGCCTGGGCTTCTACGGGAACAGCGAGACCAACGACGGGGTCGGGCAGGTCACGGCCGCGCTGCTGGACGCCAACCTGACGCTGCAGAGCGCCGATGCGCTG gtgCGCCAGACTCTGGGGCTGCTGTCGGGGGCCGTGGGGGGGGACCTGACGCGGCTGGAGGAGGCGCTGGCCCCCCGCACCGAGTTCGTGGCCGTCGTGCGCAACACGCGGCGCCAGGCCGAGGCCGTGGCCCAGATCCTGGCGGGTCTCCCCTTctggggggccctggggggcagcccCAGCCAGCTGGCCCACGGCCTGGCCTACCTGGAGGACTACAG gtGGCTGGCCTatatcctgctgctgctgctggacctgGCCATCGGCCTCTTCACCCTGCTGGGGCTGGCAAAGCGGATCAAGTGGCTGCTGGTCGT aatgaCTGTGATGAGTTTCTTCGTTCTCATCCTGAGctggggctccctggggctggagatggcagcagctgtg ggaCTCAGCGATTTCTGCTCTGACCCAGACGGCTTTGTCCTGAACCTGACCCAGGCCAAGACAGACCTTAACCCAG cagaaaTCCTCCAGTACTATCTCGCCTGCAGGCTGGACGTCCCGAACCCCTTCCAACAG AGGCTGACCATGTCGCAGCGGGCGCTGTCCAGCATCCACTCCCAGCTGCACGGCCTGGAGAgagaagctatcccacagttccccgCGGCAGAG aggAACCTGGTGTCTGTGCAGGGCACCCTGAACACCACGGAGAGCAACTTCCACCAGCTGGTCGCGCTGCTCAACTGCCGGGGACTTCACAAG GACTACGTGGACGCGCTCAAGGGGCTCTGTTATGACGGCATggaggggctgctcttcctgctgctcttctccctcctctcagccCTCGCCTTCACCACAGCCGTCTGCAGCCTGCCCCGCGCCTGGGAGAGGTTCCAGAGCAG GGACGCGGCATACGAGGACACAGAGGACGACGACCCCTTCACCCCTCAGGCACgtagccccccgccccgctccagcCTGCGCCTCTCGGCCCCACCCATTTCCAACGCCCCCGTCTCACAGTACAT GAATCAAAGCGGTTTGTTCAGTGGCAGTCCTCGATATGATAGCGTGCCCCTCCTGGACCggcactccccgcccccctcg tacTCACCCAGCATGCAGGCATCTTACGTCGGCGCCAGCCAAGAAGAACCAGGCCCCCGATACTGA
- the TTYH1 gene encoding protein tweety homolog 1 isoform X5, giving the protein MGSPQEYQASWWVYLLHQVPRTNFQFEAVESSFAPQDREYQQALLLLASVAGLCLAISLGLICIHLIRFCCCDPEDEDEPKPQGVCCVTWSCVAAIVICCAGIGLGFYGNSETNDGVGQVTAALLDANLTLQSADALVRQTLGLLSGAVGGDLTRLEEALAPRTEFVAVVRNTRRQAEAVAQILAGLPFWGALGGSPSQLAHGLAYLEDYRWLAYILLLLLDLAIGLFTLLGLAKRIKWLLVVMTVMSFFVLILSWGSLGLEMAAAVGLSDFCSDPDGFVLNLTQAKTDLNPAEILQYYLACRLDVPNPFQQRLTMSQRALSSIHSQLHGLEREAIPQFPAAERNLVSVQGTLNTTESNFHQLVALLNCRGLHKDYVDALKGLCYDGMEGLLFLLLFSLLSALAFTTAVCSLPRAWERFQSRDAAYEDTEDDDPFTPQESKRFVQWQSSI; this is encoded by the exons ATGGGGTCCCCCCAGGAGTACCAGGCGTCGTGGTGGGTTTACCTGCTGCACCAGGTGCCCCGCACCAATTTCCAGTTCGAGGCGGTGGAGAGCAGCTTCGCCCCCCAGGACAGGGAGTACCAGCAG gccctgctgctcctggccagCGTGGCCGGGCTCTGCCTGGCGATCAGCCTGGGGCTGATCTGCATCCACCTGATCCGGTTCTGCTGCTGCGACCCGGAGGACGAGGACGAGCCCAAGCCGCAGGGGGTTTGCTGCGTCACCTGGAGCTGCGTGGCCGCCATTGTCATCTGCTG tgcagggaTCGGCCTGGGCTTCTACGGGAACAGCGAGACCAACGACGGGGTCGGGCAGGTCACGGCCGCGCTGCTGGACGCCAACCTGACGCTGCAGAGCGCCGATGCGCTG gtgCGCCAGACTCTGGGGCTGCTGTCGGGGGCCGTGGGGGGGGACCTGACGCGGCTGGAGGAGGCGCTGGCCCCCCGCACCGAGTTCGTGGCCGTCGTGCGCAACACGCGGCGCCAGGCCGAGGCCGTGGCCCAGATCCTGGCGGGTCTCCCCTTctggggggccctggggggcagcccCAGCCAGCTGGCCCACGGCCTGGCCTACCTGGAGGACTACAG gtGGCTGGCCTatatcctgctgctgctgctggacctgGCCATCGGCCTCTTCACCCTGCTGGGGCTGGCAAAGCGGATCAAGTGGCTGCTGGTCGT aatgaCTGTGATGAGTTTCTTCGTTCTCATCCTGAGctggggctccctggggctggagatggcagcagctgtg ggaCTCAGCGATTTCTGCTCTGACCCAGACGGCTTTGTCCTGAACCTGACCCAGGCCAAGACAGACCTTAACCCAG cagaaaTCCTCCAGTACTATCTCGCCTGCAGGCTGGACGTCCCGAACCCCTTCCAACAG AGGCTGACCATGTCGCAGCGGGCGCTGTCCAGCATCCACTCCCAGCTGCACGGCCTGGAGAgagaagctatcccacagttccccgCGGCAGAG aggAACCTGGTGTCTGTGCAGGGCACCCTGAACACCACGGAGAGCAACTTCCACCAGCTGGTCGCGCTGCTCAACTGCCGGGGACTTCACAAG GACTACGTGGACGCGCTCAAGGGGCTCTGTTATGACGGCATggaggggctgctcttcctgctgctcttctccctcctctcagccCTCGCCTTCACCACAGCCGTCTGCAGCCTGCCCCGCGCCTGGGAGAGGTTCCAGAGCAG GGACGCGGCATACGAGGACACAGAGGACGACGACCCCTTCACCCCTCAG GAATCAAAGCGGTTTGTTCAGTGGCAGTCCTCGATATGA
- the TTYH1 gene encoding protein tweety homolog 1 isoform X6: protein MGSPQEYQASWWVYLLHQVPRTNFQFEAVESSFAPQDREYQQALLLLASVAGLCLAISLGLICIHLIRFCCCDPEDEDEPKPQGVCCVTWSCVAAIVICCAGIGLGFYGNSETNDGVGQVTAALLDANLTLQSADALVRQTLGLLSGAVGGDLTRLEEALAPRTEFVAVVRNTRRQAEAVAQILAGLPFWGALGGSPSQLAHGLAYLEDYRWLAYILLLLLDLAIGLFTLLGLAKRIKWLLVVMTVMSFFVLILSWGSLGLEMAAAVGLSDFCSDPDGFVLNLTQAKTDLNPEILQYYLACRLDVPNPFQQRLTMSQRALSSIHSQLHGLEREAIPQFPAAERNLVSVQGTLNTTESNFHQLVALLNCRGLHKDYVDALKGLCYDGMEGLLFLLLFSLLSALAFTTAVCSLPRAWERFQSRDAAYEDTEDDDPFTPQESKRFVQWQSSI from the exons ATGGGGTCCCCCCAGGAGTACCAGGCGTCGTGGTGGGTTTACCTGCTGCACCAGGTGCCCCGCACCAATTTCCAGTTCGAGGCGGTGGAGAGCAGCTTCGCCCCCCAGGACAGGGAGTACCAGCAG gccctgctgctcctggccagCGTGGCCGGGCTCTGCCTGGCGATCAGCCTGGGGCTGATCTGCATCCACCTGATCCGGTTCTGCTGCTGCGACCCGGAGGACGAGGACGAGCCCAAGCCGCAGGGGGTTTGCTGCGTCACCTGGAGCTGCGTGGCCGCCATTGTCATCTGCTG tgcagggaTCGGCCTGGGCTTCTACGGGAACAGCGAGACCAACGACGGGGTCGGGCAGGTCACGGCCGCGCTGCTGGACGCCAACCTGACGCTGCAGAGCGCCGATGCGCTG gtgCGCCAGACTCTGGGGCTGCTGTCGGGGGCCGTGGGGGGGGACCTGACGCGGCTGGAGGAGGCGCTGGCCCCCCGCACCGAGTTCGTGGCCGTCGTGCGCAACACGCGGCGCCAGGCCGAGGCCGTGGCCCAGATCCTGGCGGGTCTCCCCTTctggggggccctggggggcagcccCAGCCAGCTGGCCCACGGCCTGGCCTACCTGGAGGACTACAG gtGGCTGGCCTatatcctgctgctgctgctggacctgGCCATCGGCCTCTTCACCCTGCTGGGGCTGGCAAAGCGGATCAAGTGGCTGCTGGTCGT aatgaCTGTGATGAGTTTCTTCGTTCTCATCCTGAGctggggctccctggggctggagatggcagcagctgtg ggaCTCAGCGATTTCTGCTCTGACCCAGACGGCTTTGTCCTGAACCTGACCCAGGCCAAGACAGACCTTAACCCAG aaaTCCTCCAGTACTATCTCGCCTGCAGGCTGGACGTCCCGAACCCCTTCCAACAG AGGCTGACCATGTCGCAGCGGGCGCTGTCCAGCATCCACTCCCAGCTGCACGGCCTGGAGAgagaagctatcccacagttccccgCGGCAGAG aggAACCTGGTGTCTGTGCAGGGCACCCTGAACACCACGGAGAGCAACTTCCACCAGCTGGTCGCGCTGCTCAACTGCCGGGGACTTCACAAG GACTACGTGGACGCGCTCAAGGGGCTCTGTTATGACGGCATggaggggctgctcttcctgctgctcttctccctcctctcagccCTCGCCTTCACCACAGCCGTCTGCAGCCTGCCCCGCGCCTGGGAGAGGTTCCAGAGCAG GGACGCGGCATACGAGGACACAGAGGACGACGACCCCTTCACCCCTCAG GAATCAAAGCGGTTTGTTCAGTGGCAGTCCTCGATATGA
- the TTYH1 gene encoding protein tweety homolog 1 isoform X4 translates to MGSPQEYQASWWVYLLHQVPRTNFQFEAVESSFAPQDREYQQALLLLASVAGLCLAISLGLICIHLIRFCCCDPEDEDEPKPQGVCCVTWSCVAAIVICCAGIGLGFYGNSETNDGVGQVTAALLDANLTLQSADALVRQTLGLLSGAVGGDLTRLEEALAPRTEFVAVVRNTRRQAEAVAQILAGLPFWGALGGSPSQLAHGLAYLEDYRWLAYILLLLLDLAIGLFTLLGLAKRIKWLLVVMTVMSFFVLILSWGSLGLEMAAAVGLSDFCSDPDGFVLNLTQAKTDLNPEILQYYLACRLDVPNPFQQRNLVSVQGTLNTTESNFHQLVALLNCRGLHKDYVDALKGLCYDGMEGLLFLLLFSLLSALAFTTAVCSLPRAWERFQSRDAAYEDTEDDDPFTPQARSPPPRSSLRLSAPPISNAPVSQYMNQSGLFSGSPRYDSVPLLDRHSPPPSYSPSMQASYVGASQEEPGPRY, encoded by the exons ATGGGGTCCCCCCAGGAGTACCAGGCGTCGTGGTGGGTTTACCTGCTGCACCAGGTGCCCCGCACCAATTTCCAGTTCGAGGCGGTGGAGAGCAGCTTCGCCCCCCAGGACAGGGAGTACCAGCAG gccctgctgctcctggccagCGTGGCCGGGCTCTGCCTGGCGATCAGCCTGGGGCTGATCTGCATCCACCTGATCCGGTTCTGCTGCTGCGACCCGGAGGACGAGGACGAGCCCAAGCCGCAGGGGGTTTGCTGCGTCACCTGGAGCTGCGTGGCCGCCATTGTCATCTGCTG tgcagggaTCGGCCTGGGCTTCTACGGGAACAGCGAGACCAACGACGGGGTCGGGCAGGTCACGGCCGCGCTGCTGGACGCCAACCTGACGCTGCAGAGCGCCGATGCGCTG gtgCGCCAGACTCTGGGGCTGCTGTCGGGGGCCGTGGGGGGGGACCTGACGCGGCTGGAGGAGGCGCTGGCCCCCCGCACCGAGTTCGTGGCCGTCGTGCGCAACACGCGGCGCCAGGCCGAGGCCGTGGCCCAGATCCTGGCGGGTCTCCCCTTctggggggccctggggggcagcccCAGCCAGCTGGCCCACGGCCTGGCCTACCTGGAGGACTACAG gtGGCTGGCCTatatcctgctgctgctgctggacctgGCCATCGGCCTCTTCACCCTGCTGGGGCTGGCAAAGCGGATCAAGTGGCTGCTGGTCGT aatgaCTGTGATGAGTTTCTTCGTTCTCATCCTGAGctggggctccctggggctggagatggcagcagctgtg ggaCTCAGCGATTTCTGCTCTGACCCAGACGGCTTTGTCCTGAACCTGACCCAGGCCAAGACAGACCTTAACCCAG aaaTCCTCCAGTACTATCTCGCCTGCAGGCTGGACGTCCCGAACCCCTTCCAACAG aggAACCTGGTGTCTGTGCAGGGCACCCTGAACACCACGGAGAGCAACTTCCACCAGCTGGTCGCGCTGCTCAACTGCCGGGGACTTCACAAG GACTACGTGGACGCGCTCAAGGGGCTCTGTTATGACGGCATggaggggctgctcttcctgctgctcttctccctcctctcagccCTCGCCTTCACCACAGCCGTCTGCAGCCTGCCCCGCGCCTGGGAGAGGTTCCAGAGCAG GGACGCGGCATACGAGGACACAGAGGACGACGACCCCTTCACCCCTCAGGCACgtagccccccgccccgctccagcCTGCGCCTCTCGGCCCCACCCATTTCCAACGCCCCCGTCTCACAGTACAT GAATCAAAGCGGTTTGTTCAGTGGCAGTCCTCGATATGATAGCGTGCCCCTCCTGGACCggcactccccgcccccctcg tacTCACCCAGCATGCAGGCATCTTACGTCGGCGCCAGCCAAGAAGAACCAGGCCCCCGATACTGA
- the TTYH1 gene encoding protein tweety homolog 1 isoform X2, translating to MGSPQEYQASWWVYLLHQVPRTNFQFEAVESSFAPQDREYQQALLLLASVAGLCLAISLGLICIHLIRFCCCDPEDEDEPKPQGVCCVTWSCVAAIVICCAGIGLGFYGNSETNDGVGQVTAALLDANLTLQSADALVRQTLGLLSGAVGGDLTRLEEALAPRTEFVAVVRNTRRQAEAVAQILAGLPFWGALGGSPSQLAHGLAYLEDYRWLAYILLLLLDLAIGLFTLLGLAKRIKWLLVVMTVMSFFVLILSWGSLGLEMAAAVGLSDFCSDPDGFVLNLTQAKTDLNPEILQYYLACRLDVPNPFQQRLTMSQRALSSIHSQLHGLEREAIPQFPAAERNLVSVQGTLNTTESNFHQLVALLNCRGLHKDYVDALKGLCYDGMEGLLFLLLFSLLSALAFTTAVCSLPRAWERFQSRDAAYEDTEDDDPFTPQARSPPPRSSLRLSAPPISNAPVSQYMNQSGLFSGSPRYDSVPLLDRHSPPPSYSPSMQASYVGASQEEPGPRY from the exons ATGGGGTCCCCCCAGGAGTACCAGGCGTCGTGGTGGGTTTACCTGCTGCACCAGGTGCCCCGCACCAATTTCCAGTTCGAGGCGGTGGAGAGCAGCTTCGCCCCCCAGGACAGGGAGTACCAGCAG gccctgctgctcctggccagCGTGGCCGGGCTCTGCCTGGCGATCAGCCTGGGGCTGATCTGCATCCACCTGATCCGGTTCTGCTGCTGCGACCCGGAGGACGAGGACGAGCCCAAGCCGCAGGGGGTTTGCTGCGTCACCTGGAGCTGCGTGGCCGCCATTGTCATCTGCTG tgcagggaTCGGCCTGGGCTTCTACGGGAACAGCGAGACCAACGACGGGGTCGGGCAGGTCACGGCCGCGCTGCTGGACGCCAACCTGACGCTGCAGAGCGCCGATGCGCTG gtgCGCCAGACTCTGGGGCTGCTGTCGGGGGCCGTGGGGGGGGACCTGACGCGGCTGGAGGAGGCGCTGGCCCCCCGCACCGAGTTCGTGGCCGTCGTGCGCAACACGCGGCGCCAGGCCGAGGCCGTGGCCCAGATCCTGGCGGGTCTCCCCTTctggggggccctggggggcagcccCAGCCAGCTGGCCCACGGCCTGGCCTACCTGGAGGACTACAG gtGGCTGGCCTatatcctgctgctgctgctggacctgGCCATCGGCCTCTTCACCCTGCTGGGGCTGGCAAAGCGGATCAAGTGGCTGCTGGTCGT aatgaCTGTGATGAGTTTCTTCGTTCTCATCCTGAGctggggctccctggggctggagatggcagcagctgtg ggaCTCAGCGATTTCTGCTCTGACCCAGACGGCTTTGTCCTGAACCTGACCCAGGCCAAGACAGACCTTAACCCAG aaaTCCTCCAGTACTATCTCGCCTGCAGGCTGGACGTCCCGAACCCCTTCCAACAG AGGCTGACCATGTCGCAGCGGGCGCTGTCCAGCATCCACTCCCAGCTGCACGGCCTGGAGAgagaagctatcccacagttccccgCGGCAGAG aggAACCTGGTGTCTGTGCAGGGCACCCTGAACACCACGGAGAGCAACTTCCACCAGCTGGTCGCGCTGCTCAACTGCCGGGGACTTCACAAG GACTACGTGGACGCGCTCAAGGGGCTCTGTTATGACGGCATggaggggctgctcttcctgctgctcttctccctcctctcagccCTCGCCTTCACCACAGCCGTCTGCAGCCTGCCCCGCGCCTGGGAGAGGTTCCAGAGCAG GGACGCGGCATACGAGGACACAGAGGACGACGACCCCTTCACCCCTCAGGCACgtagccccccgccccgctccagcCTGCGCCTCTCGGCCCCACCCATTTCCAACGCCCCCGTCTCACAGTACAT GAATCAAAGCGGTTTGTTCAGTGGCAGTCCTCGATATGATAGCGTGCCCCTCCTGGACCggcactccccgcccccctcg tacTCACCCAGCATGCAGGCATCTTACGTCGGCGCCAGCCAAGAAGAACCAGGCCCCCGATACTGA
- the TTYH1 gene encoding protein tweety homolog 1 isoform X3: MGSPQEYQASWWVYLLHQVPRTNFQFEAVESSFAPQDREYQQALLLLASVAGLCLAISLGLICIHLIRFCCCDPEDEDEPKPQGVCCVTWSCVAAIVICCAGIGLGFYGNSETNDGVGQVTAALLDANLTLQSADALVRQTLGLLSGAVGGDLTRLEEALAPRTEFVAVVRNTRRQAEAVAQILAGLPFWGALGGSPSQLAHGLAYLEDYRWLAYILLLLLDLAIGLFTLLGLAKRIKWLLVVMTVMSFFVLILSWGSLGLEMAAAVGLSDFCSDPDGFVLNLTQAKTDLNPAEILQYYLACRLDVPNPFQQRNLVSVQGTLNTTESNFHQLVALLNCRGLHKDYVDALKGLCYDGMEGLLFLLLFSLLSALAFTTAVCSLPRAWERFQSRDAAYEDTEDDDPFTPQARSPPPRSSLRLSAPPISNAPVSQYMNQSGLFSGSPRYDSVPLLDRHSPPPSYSPSMQASYVGASQEEPGPRY; this comes from the exons ATGGGGTCCCCCCAGGAGTACCAGGCGTCGTGGTGGGTTTACCTGCTGCACCAGGTGCCCCGCACCAATTTCCAGTTCGAGGCGGTGGAGAGCAGCTTCGCCCCCCAGGACAGGGAGTACCAGCAG gccctgctgctcctggccagCGTGGCCGGGCTCTGCCTGGCGATCAGCCTGGGGCTGATCTGCATCCACCTGATCCGGTTCTGCTGCTGCGACCCGGAGGACGAGGACGAGCCCAAGCCGCAGGGGGTTTGCTGCGTCACCTGGAGCTGCGTGGCCGCCATTGTCATCTGCTG tgcagggaTCGGCCTGGGCTTCTACGGGAACAGCGAGACCAACGACGGGGTCGGGCAGGTCACGGCCGCGCTGCTGGACGCCAACCTGACGCTGCAGAGCGCCGATGCGCTG gtgCGCCAGACTCTGGGGCTGCTGTCGGGGGCCGTGGGGGGGGACCTGACGCGGCTGGAGGAGGCGCTGGCCCCCCGCACCGAGTTCGTGGCCGTCGTGCGCAACACGCGGCGCCAGGCCGAGGCCGTGGCCCAGATCCTGGCGGGTCTCCCCTTctggggggccctggggggcagcccCAGCCAGCTGGCCCACGGCCTGGCCTACCTGGAGGACTACAG gtGGCTGGCCTatatcctgctgctgctgctggacctgGCCATCGGCCTCTTCACCCTGCTGGGGCTGGCAAAGCGGATCAAGTGGCTGCTGGTCGT aatgaCTGTGATGAGTTTCTTCGTTCTCATCCTGAGctggggctccctggggctggagatggcagcagctgtg ggaCTCAGCGATTTCTGCTCTGACCCAGACGGCTTTGTCCTGAACCTGACCCAGGCCAAGACAGACCTTAACCCAG cagaaaTCCTCCAGTACTATCTCGCCTGCAGGCTGGACGTCCCGAACCCCTTCCAACAG aggAACCTGGTGTCTGTGCAGGGCACCCTGAACACCACGGAGAGCAACTTCCACCAGCTGGTCGCGCTGCTCAACTGCCGGGGACTTCACAAG GACTACGTGGACGCGCTCAAGGGGCTCTGTTATGACGGCATggaggggctgctcttcctgctgctcttctccctcctctcagccCTCGCCTTCACCACAGCCGTCTGCAGCCTGCCCCGCGCCTGGGAGAGGTTCCAGAGCAG GGACGCGGCATACGAGGACACAGAGGACGACGACCCCTTCACCCCTCAGGCACgtagccccccgccccgctccagcCTGCGCCTCTCGGCCCCACCCATTTCCAACGCCCCCGTCTCACAGTACAT GAATCAAAGCGGTTTGTTCAGTGGCAGTCCTCGATATGATAGCGTGCCCCTCCTGGACCggcactccccgcccccctcg tacTCACCCAGCATGCAGGCATCTTACGTCGGCGCCAGCCAAGAAGAACCAGGCCCCCGATACTGA